In the Leifsonia sp. 466MF genome, one interval contains:
- a CDS encoding DUF1990 family protein: MADDEYMRRSTFTDQPVTYGAVGGTQAADLLYYPPKGYKPLERSVRLGSGDERFETAATALMAWGVQKGSGIQVTDVREGTGVQYEGVEFGPDGTPVRMRENRPEEDVFADDGTPFVRNGMTAVLKIPFGPFRVSAPIRVVYVVDEPHRRGFAYGTLHGHPESGEELFLVEQRDDGTVWFVLRALSRPSNAFYRLVAPVLAMVQRRYTAKYLRALHPVRSA, encoded by the coding sequence ATGGCGGATGATGAATATATGCGCCGCTCGACGTTCACCGACCAACCCGTCACGTACGGGGCGGTCGGCGGCACCCAGGCGGCCGATCTGCTGTACTACCCGCCGAAGGGCTACAAGCCGCTGGAGCGCAGCGTCCGGCTGGGCAGCGGGGACGAGCGGTTCGAGACCGCGGCGACTGCGCTCATGGCGTGGGGCGTGCAGAAGGGCAGCGGGATCCAGGTGACGGATGTGCGCGAGGGAACCGGCGTCCAGTACGAGGGCGTCGAGTTCGGTCCGGACGGCACGCCCGTCCGCATGCGCGAGAACCGTCCGGAGGAGGACGTGTTCGCCGACGACGGCACTCCGTTCGTCCGCAACGGCATGACCGCTGTGCTCAAGATCCCGTTCGGCCCGTTCCGGGTGTCCGCACCCATCCGCGTCGTCTACGTCGTTGACGAGCCGCACCGGCGCGGGTTCGCCTACGGGACGCTGCACGGGCATCCCGAGAGCGGCGAGGAGCTGTTCCTGGTCGAGCAGCGCGACGACGGCACGGTCTGGTTCGTGCTCCGCGCGCTGTCGCGGCCCTCCAACGCGTTCTACCGCCTTGTCGCGCCGGTACTGGCGATGGTCCAGCGCCGCTACACGGCGAAGTACCTGCGCGCGCTCCACCCCGTCCGGTCCGCCTGA
- the lepA gene encoding translation elongation factor 4, whose protein sequence is MSPRALQALEPAATDPASIRNFCIIAHIDHGKSTLADRMLQITGVVSDRDMRAQYLDRMDIERERGITIKSQAVRMPWQVDGDTFALNMIDTPGHVDFTYEVSRSLAACEGAILLVDAAQGIEAQTLANLYLALENDLTIVPVLNKIDLPAADPDKYAQELASLIGGKPEDVLRVSGKTGMGVEALLDRVVAEVPAPVGNADAPARAMIFDSVYDSYRGVVTYVRMVDGKLQPRERIQMMSTRATHEILEIGVSAPEPTPSKGLGVGEVGYLITGVKDVRQSKVGDTITTAAKPATDALPGYTEPKPMVFSGLYPIDGSDYPELREALDKLKLSDAALVYEPETSVALGFGFRCGFLGLLHLEIITERLSREFGLDLITTAPSVIYEVTTEDKKTVTVTNPSEFPGGKIEKVEEPVVKAAILAPKDYVGVIMELCQSRRGSLLGMEYLGEDRVEIRYTMPLGEIVFDFFDQLKSKTAGYASLDYEPFGEQESDLVKVDILLQGETVDAFSAIVHRDKAYAYGTMMASRLRELIPRQQFEVPIQAAIGARIIARENIRAMRKDVLAKCYGGDITRKRKLLEKQKEGKKRMKMVGRVEVPQEAFIAALSGDTEKKDKK, encoded by the coding sequence ATGTCACCACGAGCTCTTCAGGCCCTCGAGCCCGCCGCGACCGACCCGGCCTCCATCCGCAATTTCTGCATCATCGCGCACATCGACCACGGCAAGTCGACCCTGGCCGACCGGATGCTGCAGATCACCGGCGTGGTGTCCGACCGGGACATGCGCGCCCAGTACCTCGACCGCATGGACATCGAGCGTGAGCGCGGCATCACGATCAAGAGCCAGGCCGTCCGCATGCCGTGGCAGGTCGACGGCGACACCTTCGCGCTGAACATGATCGACACCCCGGGACACGTCGACTTCACCTACGAGGTCTCCCGGTCCCTCGCCGCGTGCGAGGGTGCCATCCTGCTCGTCGACGCCGCCCAGGGCATCGAGGCGCAGACGCTCGCGAACCTGTACCTGGCGCTGGAGAACGATCTCACGATCGTGCCCGTGCTCAACAAGATCGACCTGCCCGCGGCCGACCCGGACAAGTACGCGCAAGAGCTGGCGAGCCTCATCGGCGGGAAGCCCGAGGACGTTCTCCGCGTCTCCGGCAAGACAGGGATGGGCGTCGAGGCCCTCCTCGACCGCGTCGTCGCCGAGGTCCCGGCCCCGGTGGGCAACGCAGACGCCCCGGCCCGAGCGATGATCTTCGACTCCGTCTACGACAGCTACCGCGGCGTCGTGACCTACGTCCGCATGGTGGACGGCAAGCTCCAGCCGCGCGAGCGCATCCAGATGATGTCGACCCGCGCCACCCACGAGATCCTCGAGATCGGCGTGTCCGCTCCAGAACCCACCCCGTCGAAGGGTCTCGGCGTCGGCGAGGTCGGCTACCTGATCACCGGCGTGAAGGACGTCCGCCAGTCCAAGGTCGGCGACACGATCACGACCGCCGCGAAGCCCGCCACCGATGCGCTCCCCGGCTATACCGAGCCGAAGCCCATGGTGTTCTCGGGCCTCTACCCGATCGACGGCAGCGACTATCCGGAGCTGCGCGAGGCCCTCGACAAGCTGAAGCTGTCGGACGCCGCGCTCGTCTACGAGCCGGAGACCTCGGTCGCTCTCGGTTTCGGCTTCCGCTGCGGCTTCCTCGGCCTCCTGCATCTCGAGATCATCACCGAGCGGCTGTCCCGCGAGTTCGGCCTCGACCTCATCACCACCGCCCCGAGCGTGATCTACGAGGTCACGACCGAGGACAAGAAGACCGTCACCGTGACCAACCCGAGCGAGTTCCCTGGCGGCAAGATCGAGAAGGTGGAGGAGCCGGTCGTCAAGGCCGCCATCCTCGCGCCGAAGGACTACGTCGGCGTCATCATGGAGCTCTGCCAGAGCCGCCGCGGCTCGCTGCTCGGCATGGAGTACCTCGGTGAGGACCGCGTCGAGATCCGCTACACGATGCCGCTCGGCGAGATCGTCTTCGACTTCTTCGATCAGCTGAAGTCGAAGACGGCCGGCTACGCCTCCCTCGACTACGAGCCGTTCGGCGAGCAGGAGTCCGACCTCGTCAAGGTCGACATCCTGCTGCAGGGAGAGACGGTGGATGCGTTCAGCGCCATCGTCCACCGCGACAAGGCCTACGCCTACGGCACGATGATGGCGTCCCGCCTGCGCGAGCTGATCCCGCGCCAGCAGTTCGAGGTCCCCATCCAGGCCGCCATCGGCGCCCGCATCATCGCGCGCGAGAACATCCGCGCGATGCGCAAGGACGTCCTGGCCAAGTGCTACGGCGGTGACATCACCCGCAAGCGCAAGCTCCTCGAGAAGCAGAAGGAGGGCAAGAAGCGCATGAAGATGGTGGGCCGCGTCGAGGTCCCCCAGGAGGCCTTCATCGCGGCACTCTCCGGCGACACGGAGAAGAAGGACAAGAAGTAG
- a CDS encoding amidohydrolase, whose product MTTSSIAIVNGYVVPVSQEPIENGVVLVTDGVIEAVGTASDVTVPDGATVVDAAGKWVLPGFIESHGHVGIHEEANGPAGDDTNEMTTPNTAAVRAIDAINIDDEGFRDALSGGVTSVVVKPGSGNPIGGQTVAIKTWGGRIIDEQVIHEAVSVKSALGENPKRVYGAKNATPSTRLGVAMIIREAFVAAQNYRVQRENAELEGKPFERDLAKETLARVLDGELAWDQHTHRHDDIATALRLADEFGYRLVVNHGTEAHKIADVLAERDIPVIFGPMFTSRSKVELRDRAIANLATLAKAGVRVAITTDHPVVPINFLVYQAALAVKDGLPRQTALEALTVNPAAFLRLDDRVGSLTPGLDGDVVVWSGDPLDVNSRAERVYINGTEVYRFEDGRGQVVERSERFA is encoded by the coding sequence ATGACCACCTCCAGCATCGCCATCGTCAACGGTTACGTCGTCCCCGTCTCCCAGGAGCCGATCGAGAACGGCGTCGTCCTCGTCACGGACGGGGTCATCGAAGCGGTCGGAACCGCGTCAGATGTCACCGTGCCGGACGGCGCGACGGTGGTGGATGCGGCAGGCAAGTGGGTTCTGCCCGGGTTCATCGAGTCACACGGGCACGTGGGCATCCATGAGGAGGCGAACGGTCCCGCGGGCGACGACACCAACGAGATGACAACGCCGAACACGGCCGCGGTGCGCGCCATCGACGCCATCAACATCGATGACGAGGGCTTCCGCGACGCCCTGTCCGGCGGAGTGACCTCGGTGGTCGTGAAGCCCGGGTCGGGCAACCCCATCGGCGGTCAGACCGTCGCGATCAAGACCTGGGGCGGCCGGATCATCGACGAGCAGGTGATCCACGAGGCGGTGAGCGTCAAGTCCGCTCTGGGAGAGAACCCGAAACGGGTCTACGGGGCGAAGAACGCCACGCCGAGCACGCGGCTCGGGGTCGCGATGATCATCCGCGAGGCGTTCGTCGCCGCCCAGAACTACCGGGTGCAGCGCGAGAACGCCGAGCTCGAGGGCAAGCCGTTCGAGCGCGACCTGGCGAAGGAGACCCTGGCGCGCGTGCTCGACGGCGAGCTCGCCTGGGACCAGCACACCCACCGCCACGACGACATCGCCACGGCGCTGCGCCTCGCCGACGAGTTCGGCTACCGACTGGTGGTCAACCACGGCACGGAGGCGCACAAGATCGCCGACGTGCTGGCCGAGCGCGACATCCCGGTCATCTTCGGCCCGATGTTCACCTCGCGGTCCAAGGTCGAGCTGCGCGACCGGGCGATCGCCAATCTGGCGACCCTGGCCAAGGCGGGAGTCCGTGTCGCTATCACCACGGACCACCCGGTCGTCCCGATCAACTTCCTCGTGTACCAGGCGGCCCTCGCGGTGAAGGACGGCCTGCCGCGCCAGACCGCGCTCGAGGCGCTCACGGTCAACCCGGCCGCCTTCCTCCGCCTCGACGACCGCGTCGGCTCGCTCACGCCGGGCCTCGACGGCGACGTCGTCGTCTGGTCGGGCGATCCGCTGGACGTGAACTCGCGCGCCGAGCGCGTCTACATCAACGGCACGGAGGTCTACCGGTTCGAGGACGGCCGCGGGCAGGTGGTGGAGCGCTCCGAGCGCTTCGCCTGA
- a CDS encoding NAD-dependent epimerase/dehydratase family protein, whose product MNILLTGATGFIGSSVLPRLLDEGHSVTALVRDDQKADVVRAAGATALVGDAADAALVERAARESDGVIHLASSKDVDAVLVPAVLAGLAGTGKPFVHTGGIWTYGDNDDITEESPAQPPALTAWRATAEQLVRDAEGVRGTVVVPSIVYGHGKGLANVIVDAPRGSGTVPALRLIGDGSQHWATVHVDDLAALYVLALEQGAAGATYIAAGGQNPTVRELGEAAAQAAGIAGGVAAESVDESRGRLGEALTDALLLDQQARGTRPRIDLGWEPNGPSLLEELLVGSYAPARV is encoded by the coding sequence ATGAACATCCTGCTCACCGGCGCGACCGGCTTCATCGGATCCTCTGTCCTCCCCCGGCTCCTCGACGAGGGCCACAGCGTCACAGCGCTCGTGCGCGACGACCAGAAGGCGGACGTCGTGCGGGCTGCCGGCGCGACAGCACTCGTGGGTGACGCGGCCGACGCCGCCCTGGTGGAGCGCGCGGCACGCGAGAGCGACGGCGTGATCCACCTGGCGTCGTCGAAGGATGTCGATGCGGTGCTCGTGCCGGCGGTCCTCGCCGGACTCGCCGGGACCGGCAAGCCGTTCGTGCACACCGGAGGAATCTGGACGTACGGCGACAACGACGACATCACCGAGGAGTCGCCCGCGCAGCCGCCGGCGCTCACGGCATGGCGCGCAACGGCCGAGCAGCTCGTCCGTGACGCGGAGGGTGTGCGGGGCACCGTGGTCGTCCCGTCGATCGTCTACGGACACGGCAAGGGCCTCGCCAACGTGATCGTGGATGCGCCCCGCGGCTCCGGCACGGTACCCGCCCTCCGCCTGATCGGCGACGGATCGCAGCACTGGGCGACGGTGCATGTGGACGACCTCGCCGCCCTATACGTGCTCGCACTGGAACAGGGCGCGGCCGGCGCGACGTACATCGCGGCGGGCGGGCAGAACCCGACCGTTCGGGAGCTCGGGGAGGCCGCCGCACAGGCGGCCGGGATCGCCGGAGGGGTCGCCGCCGAGTCGGTCGACGAGTCGCGCGGCCGCCTGGGCGAGGCGCTCACGGACGCGCTGCTGCTCGACCAGCAGGCGCGCGGAACCCGCCCGCGCATCGACCTGGGCTGGGAGCCGAACGGCCCGAGCCTGCTCGAGGAGCTGCTCGTCGGGTCCTACGCGCCGGCTCGCGTCTGA
- the rpsT gene encoding 30S ribosomal protein S20 produces MANIKSQIKRNRTNKKAQERNKAVKSELKTAIRATREAVTSGDKDKATAALRVAAKKIDKAASKGVIHKNQAANRKSAIAKQVAAL; encoded by the coding sequence GTGGCAAACATCAAGTCGCAGATCAAGCGCAACCGCACCAACAAGAAGGCCCAGGAGCGCAACAAGGCCGTCAAGAGCGAGCTCAAGACCGCCATCCGCGCCACCCGTGAGGCCGTCACGTCGGGCGACAAGGACAAGGCGACCGCGGCGCTGCGCGTCGCCGCCAAGAAGATCGACAAGGCGGCCAGCAAGGGCGTCATCCACAAGAACCAGGCGGCGAACCGCAAGTCGGCCATCGCCAAGCAGGTCGCCGCGCTCTAA
- the holA gene encoding DNA polymerase III subunit delta — MATRSSSRTGAGKTRAATSAIPQLPWNQVRAAPIVLVTGAEAFLADRAVRTLRDALKAEDPSLEISDLHAGDYAPGELLTLASPSLFGEPRLIRVEAVEKLNDAFLSDMLAYLESPADGTVVTLRHGGGVRGKKLLDAIRSGTGGGIEIVCAELKKDAEKYDFAQAEFAAAGRKVTPGALRAITSAFSDDLAELAAACQQLLSDSSEQITEATVDKYYGGRVETNAFQVADAAIAGRHGEALVTMRHALASGADPVPMVAAFASKIRTMAKISGARGGSGQLAQQFGLAPWQVDRARRDLAGWTEDGLGRCIELLAETDANVKGGGRDPVFALERMIRIISARGRG; from the coding sequence GTGGCCACCCGAAGCAGCAGCAGAACCGGTGCGGGCAAGACGCGTGCCGCCACGAGCGCGATCCCGCAGCTTCCCTGGAACCAGGTGCGTGCCGCGCCGATCGTCCTCGTCACCGGAGCGGAGGCCTTCCTCGCCGACCGGGCCGTCCGCACGCTCCGTGACGCACTCAAGGCCGAAGATCCCAGCCTCGAGATCAGCGACCTCCACGCGGGCGACTACGCCCCCGGCGAGTTGCTCACACTCGCGAGCCCCTCCCTGTTCGGCGAGCCGCGCCTGATCCGTGTGGAGGCCGTCGAGAAGCTCAACGACGCGTTCCTCTCGGACATGCTCGCCTACCTCGAATCTCCGGCCGACGGCACCGTCGTCACCCTCCGCCACGGGGGAGGCGTCAGGGGCAAGAAGCTGCTCGACGCGATCCGCTCCGGTACCGGCGGCGGAATCGAGATCGTCTGCGCCGAGCTCAAGAAGGACGCCGAAAAGTACGACTTCGCTCAAGCCGAGTTCGCAGCGGCCGGTCGCAAGGTGACCCCGGGCGCATTGCGGGCGATCACATCGGCCTTCTCCGACGACCTCGCCGAGCTGGCTGCCGCCTGCCAGCAGCTGCTGTCCGACTCGTCAGAGCAGATCACCGAGGCCACCGTCGACAAGTACTACGGAGGTCGCGTCGAGACGAACGCCTTCCAGGTCGCCGACGCCGCGATCGCCGGCCGGCACGGCGAGGCTCTCGTCACCATGCGGCACGCGCTTGCGTCGGGTGCCGACCCCGTCCCGATGGTGGCCGCTTTCGCCAGCAAGATCCGCACCATGGCCAAGATCTCCGGCGCACGCGGCGGCTCCGGTCAACTGGCGCAGCAGTTCGGCCTGGCGCCGTGGCAGGTCGACCGCGCCCGCCGCGACCTGGCGGGCTGGACGGAGGACGGGCTCGGTCGCTGCATCGAACTGCTCGCCGAGACCGATGCCAACGTCAAGGGCGGCGGCCGCGATCCGGTGTTCGCGCTCGAGCGCATGATCCGCATCATCAGCGCGCGCGGCCGCGGCTGA
- a CDS encoding ComEA family DNA-binding protein — protein MEAADGRGSRRVRIGVGAAIVLAIVAAVVAVLVSATAQQGASIDLGATLPPSAGASGMPTSGPSAAGGRLLLHVTGAVREPGLVDLPAGSRVVDAVAAAGGAADGADIAAVNLARPVADGEQLVVPRIGDPPPVGGAASGGPAAGASGAGGATGAPGVPVNLNTATPAELETLPRIGPTLAQRIVDWRAANGRFGAVTDLLKVSGIGQKLFDGLKDRVVV, from the coding sequence ATGGAGGCGGCCGACGGCCGGGGTTCGCGGCGGGTTCGTATCGGTGTTGGCGCGGCGATCGTGCTGGCGATCGTCGCAGCGGTGGTCGCCGTGCTGGTTTCGGCGACCGCGCAGCAAGGGGCGTCGATCGACCTCGGAGCGACGCTGCCGCCGTCCGCCGGCGCGAGCGGCATGCCGACGTCGGGGCCGTCCGCGGCTGGCGGGCGGCTGCTCCTGCACGTCACGGGCGCGGTGCGGGAGCCCGGGCTCGTCGACCTCCCGGCGGGGTCCCGGGTGGTGGATGCGGTAGCTGCCGCCGGGGGAGCAGCCGACGGCGCCGACATCGCCGCGGTGAACCTCGCCCGGCCCGTCGCCGACGGAGAGCAGCTGGTGGTGCCGCGGATCGGCGACCCGCCCCCGGTGGGCGGAGCTGCATCCGGTGGGCCGGCCGCAGGGGCGAGCGGTGCGGGCGGTGCGACGGGTGCGCCTGGCGTGCCGGTGAATCTCAACACGGCGACGCCGGCGGAGTTGGAGACGCTGCCGCGGATCGGCCCGACGCTCGCTCAGCGGATCGTCGACTGGCGGGCCGCGAACGGCCGGTTCGGCGCCGTCACGGACCTTCTGAAGGTCTCCGGGATCGGTCAGAAGCTCTTCGACGGCCTCAAGGATCGGGTGGTCGTCTGA
- the leuS gene encoding leucine--tRNA ligase: protein MAHEHDAAGTTAASTPQQTGRAHDERAAYDFAAIQDKWLPVWEELRPFATDDPADSRPRKYILDMFPYPSGDLHMGHAEAYALGDVIARYWRQQGFNVLHPIGWDSFGLPAENAAIKRGLDPAGWTNDNIAQQKASMRRYAPSFDWDRVLQTSDPAYYRWNQWLFLKLYEKGLAYRKASQVNWCPFDQTVLANEQVVGGRCERCDNLVTKKKLTQWYFRITDYADRLLDDLNQLEGAWPSKVISMQRNWIGRSTGADVTFRIEGRDEPVTVYTTRPDTLYGVTFMVVAPDSDLAAELVEGARPEVRKRFDDYLDVVRGTTEMDRLSTEREKTGVFLERHAINPLTGERIPIWAADYVLSDYGHGAIMAVPAHDQRDLDFARAFDLPVRVVVDTTQPVTGAIPVIHTDPETGEPILPEEAALENPSETGVALTGEGRLINSGPFDGLSKSNAIRRVTEALQASNLGAPAKNFRLRDWLISRQRYWGTPIPIIHCEQCGEVPVPESELPVLLPPADGLDLQPKGTSPLGGATDWVNVSCPNCGGPAKRDTDTMDTFVDSSWYFLRFLSANDDTQAFDPREAEKWAPVDQYVGGVTHAILHLLYARFITKVLFDLGYISFTEPFTALLNQGLVLMDGSAMSKSRGNLVKLSEQLDEHGVDAVRLTMAFAGPPEDDIDWADVSPSGSAKFLARAWRIADDVTSAPDVVWKTGDPALRRVTHRFLADAPGLVESFKFNVVVARLMELVNATRKTIDSGPGAGDAAVREAAEVIAMALNLFSPYTAEDMWAKLGYEPSVALAQWRKPDPTLLIEESVTAVVQVDGKVRDRLEVSPKIASDELEALARGSEAVVRSVGDREIVNVIVRAPRLVNIATKPRG from the coding sequence GTGGCACACGAGCACGACGCAGCCGGCACCACGGCAGCGAGCACCCCCCAGCAGACCGGTCGCGCCCACGACGAGCGCGCCGCCTACGATTTCGCCGCCATCCAGGACAAGTGGCTCCCGGTCTGGGAAGAGCTGCGGCCGTTCGCGACCGACGACCCCGCCGACAGCCGCCCGCGCAAGTACATCCTCGACATGTTCCCGTACCCGTCCGGCGACCTGCACATGGGTCACGCCGAGGCGTACGCCCTGGGCGACGTGATCGCGCGCTACTGGCGCCAGCAGGGCTTCAACGTGCTGCATCCCATCGGCTGGGACTCGTTCGGCCTGCCCGCCGAGAACGCCGCCATCAAGCGCGGCCTCGACCCGGCCGGCTGGACCAACGACAACATCGCCCAGCAGAAGGCGAGCATGCGCCGCTACGCGCCCAGCTTCGACTGGGACCGCGTGCTGCAGACCTCCGACCCGGCGTACTACCGCTGGAACCAGTGGCTGTTCCTGAAGCTGTACGAGAAGGGCCTGGCGTACCGCAAGGCGAGCCAGGTGAACTGGTGCCCGTTCGACCAGACGGTTCTGGCGAACGAGCAGGTCGTCGGCGGACGCTGTGAGCGATGCGACAACCTGGTCACCAAGAAGAAGCTGACCCAGTGGTACTTCCGGATCACGGACTACGCCGACCGCCTGCTGGACGACCTGAACCAGCTGGAGGGCGCCTGGCCGTCCAAGGTGATCTCGATGCAGCGCAACTGGATCGGGCGCTCCACGGGTGCGGACGTCACGTTCCGCATCGAGGGCCGCGACGAGCCGGTGACCGTCTACACGACGCGTCCGGACACGCTGTACGGCGTGACGTTCATGGTGGTCGCGCCCGACTCCGACCTGGCCGCCGAGCTGGTCGAGGGCGCGCGCCCAGAGGTGCGCAAGCGCTTCGACGACTACCTGGATGTGGTGCGCGGCACCACCGAGATGGACCGCCTGAGCACGGAGCGCGAGAAGACCGGTGTGTTCCTGGAGCGTCACGCGATCAACCCGCTGACCGGGGAGCGCATCCCGATCTGGGCCGCCGACTACGTGCTGAGCGACTACGGTCACGGTGCGATCATGGCCGTGCCCGCGCACGACCAGCGCGACCTCGACTTCGCGCGCGCCTTCGACCTGCCCGTGCGGGTCGTCGTCGACACCACGCAGCCCGTCACGGGTGCCATCCCGGTCATCCACACGGATCCGGAGACCGGCGAGCCGATCCTGCCGGAGGAGGCAGCGCTCGAGAACCCGTCCGAGACGGGCGTCGCGCTGACCGGAGAGGGACGCCTGATCAACTCGGGGCCGTTCGACGGCCTGAGCAAGTCCAACGCGATCCGTCGCGTGACGGAAGCGCTGCAGGCGTCGAACCTGGGCGCACCGGCGAAGAACTTCCGCCTGCGCGACTGGCTGATCTCGCGGCAGCGCTACTGGGGCACGCCCATCCCGATCATCCACTGCGAGCAGTGCGGCGAGGTGCCCGTGCCCGAGTCGGAGCTGCCCGTGCTGCTGCCGCCGGCAGACGGCCTCGACCTGCAGCCGAAGGGCACGAGCCCGCTGGGCGGAGCGACCGACTGGGTCAACGTCTCCTGCCCGAACTGCGGCGGACCGGCCAAGCGCGACACGGACACGATGGACACGTTCGTGGACAGCTCCTGGTACTTCCTGCGGTTCCTGTCGGCGAACGACGACACCCAGGCGTTCGACCCGCGCGAGGCGGAGAAGTGGGCGCCGGTCGACCAGTACGTCGGAGGCGTGACCCACGCCATCCTGCACCTGCTGTACGCGCGCTTCATCACGAAGGTGCTGTTCGACCTGGGCTACATCAGCTTCACGGAGCCGTTCACGGCGCTGCTGAACCAGGGCCTGGTGCTGATGGACGGCTCGGCGATGTCGAAGTCGCGCGGCAACCTGGTGAAGCTGTCCGAGCAGCTGGACGAGCACGGTGTGGATGCGGTGCGCCTGACCATGGCGTTCGCCGGCCCGCCGGAGGACGACATCGACTGGGCGGACGTCTCGCCGTCGGGAAGCGCGAAGTTCCTGGCGCGCGCCTGGCGGATCGCGGACGACGTGACCAGCGCGCCCGACGTCGTCTGGAAGACGGGCGACCCGGCCCTGCGCCGCGTCACCCACCGCTTCCTGGCCGACGCGCCCGGACTGGTCGAGTCGTTCAAGTTCAACGTGGTCGTCGCCCGGCTGATGGAGCTGGTCAACGCCACGCGTAAGACGATCGACTCCGGGCCGGGTGCGGGCGACGCCGCCGTCCGCGAGGCCGCCGAGGTCATCGCGATGGCGCTGAACCTGTTCTCCCCGTACACCGCGGAAGACATGTGGGCGAAGCTCGGCTACGAGCCCTCGGTGGCGCTGGCGCAGTGGCGCAAGCCCGACCCGACCCTGCTCATCGAGGAGTCGGTGACCGCGGTGGTGCAGGTGGACGGCAAGGTGCGCGACCGCCTGGAGGTCTCGCCGAAGATCGCGTCGGACGAGCTCGAGGCCCTGGCGCGCGGTTCCGAGGCCGTTGTGCGCTCGGTCGGTGACCGCGAGATCGTCAACGTGATCGTGCGCGCACCGCGACTGGTCAACATCGCGACGAAGCCGCGCGGCTGA
- the pabB gene encoding aminodeoxychorismate synthase component I has protein sequence MLTPLRVQPLDTWVDPADAFATLFGGADGVDAVWLDSGPEALSGRSYIGTGRVRMTASVADGTVTVDGVTRPGGVLDALRSDLGLWHGEQAERLAAPIGWWGRLGYEAGASAAGAPVAVPEHGRTTDASLLFVDRVVVFDHADRTIEIIAPDDADGTAWIDATVRALATAAGATDAYLAAHPIPPAVAHWRHDDDAYLAAIEACQEAIRAGDAYQLCLTNRVTARSAADPLAVHLRLRRASPAPFAGFVRIAGETLVSSSPEEFLRVDGGRVRTRPIKGTRPRGATVAADVELRAELEASEKERAENVMIVDLMRNDLGRVCEVGSVEVTHLLAVESYAQVHQLVSTVEGRLRPGLGAVDAVAACFPAGSMTGAPKLSAMRILNRLEGGPRGAFAGCFGYLGVDGTAHLAMVIRSIHFSGEGVVIGAGGGITALSVPAEELAEVRVKAAALLAAAGLSGGSTPTAN, from the coding sequence GTGCTCACCCCGCTCCGCGTGCAGCCGCTCGACACCTGGGTCGACCCGGCCGACGCGTTCGCGACGCTGTTCGGCGGCGCGGACGGTGTCGATGCGGTCTGGCTCGACAGCGGGCCCGAGGCCCTCAGCGGGCGGTCATACATCGGGACGGGCCGTGTGCGGATGACCGCGTCCGTCGCCGACGGCACGGTCACCGTCGACGGCGTGACGCGGCCCGGAGGGGTGCTGGATGCGCTGCGCTCCGACCTAGGGCTGTGGCACGGCGAGCAGGCCGAGCGCCTCGCCGCCCCGATCGGCTGGTGGGGGCGTCTCGGCTACGAGGCCGGTGCGTCGGCAGCCGGTGCGCCGGTCGCGGTGCCGGAGCACGGCCGCACGACCGACGCATCCCTTCTGTTCGTCGACCGTGTTGTCGTCTTCGACCACGCCGACCGGACGATCGAGATCATCGCCCCTGACGACGCCGACGGAACGGCCTGGATCGACGCGACCGTGCGCGCGCTGGCGACCGCCGCCGGTGCCACTGACGCCTACCTGGCCGCGCATCCCATCCCGCCGGCCGTCGCTCACTGGCGCCACGACGACGACGCCTATCTCGCCGCGATCGAGGCGTGTCAGGAGGCGATCCGCGCCGGCGACGCCTACCAGCTCTGCCTCACCAACCGCGTCACCGCGCGCAGCGCCGCCGACCCGCTCGCCGTGCACCTGCGGCTGCGGCGGGCGAGCCCGGCACCGTTCGCCGGCTTCGTGCGGATCGCCGGGGAGACGCTCGTGAGCTCGTCGCCGGAGGAGTTCCTGCGCGTCGACGGAGGTCGTGTCCGCACCCGCCCGATCAAGGGCACGCGCCCGCGGGGAGCGACCGTCGCCGCCGATGTCGAACTGCGTGCGGAACTCGAGGCGAGCGAGAAGGAGCGCGCCGAGAACGTGATGATCGTCGACCTGATGCGCAACGACCTCGGGCGGGTGTGCGAGGTCGGCTCCGTCGAGGTCACCCACCTGCTCGCGGTGGAGAGCTACGCGCAGGTCCACCAGTTGGTCTCGACGGTCGAGGGCCGGCTCCGCCCCGGGCTCGGCGCGGTGGATGCGGTGGCCGCGTGCTTCCCGGCCGGCTCGATGACCGGGGCGCCCAAGCTGAGTGCCATGCGCATCCTGAACCGGCTGGAGGGTGGCCCGCGCGGGGCGTTCGCCGGGTGCTTCGGCTACCTGGGAGTAGACGGCACCGCACATCTCGCGATGGTGATCCGCAGCATCCACTTCAGCGGCGAGGGCGTCGTGATCGGCGCGGGAGGCGGCATCACCGCGCTGTCCGTCCCCGCGGAGGAGCTGGCGGAGGTGCGCGTGAAGGCGGCGGCGTTGCTGGCGGCGGCCGGACTCAGCGGCGGGAGCACGCCCACGGCGAACTGA